Proteins encoded within one genomic window of Scomber japonicus isolate fScoJap1 chromosome 16, fScoJap1.pri, whole genome shotgun sequence:
- the LOC128374971 gene encoding general transcription factor II-I repeat domain-containing protein 2B-like has product MRAWTLKWERLSGVTTDGCPNLTGKNVGLLKRMQDKVTEINADQKLVFLHCIIHQHVLCKSVLKINHVTDVVTKIVNFIRARAMNHRQFVALLEEHETEHSDVGYHTAVRWLSLGKVLKRVWDLKAEIREFCERKGKDIPELSDEDWMADFAFAVDVTALMNELNTKLQGKGLFVHEMHSHVKAFMRKLQFLSSQLESNTHTHMQTLNEVAPSADNLRRYSSMLGALHGEFSRRFEDLNNRG; this is encoded by the coding sequence ATGCGTGCATGGACACTGAAATGGGAGAGACTGTCAGGTGTCACAACAGACGGTTGTCCAAATCTTACAGGGAAAAATGTCGGACTTTTGAAACGCATGCAAGATAAAGTGACAGAAATCAATGCAGATCAAAAATTGGTGTTTTTGCATTGTATAATACACCAACATGTGTTGTGCAAGTCAGTGCTAAAAATCAACCATGTTACTGATGTTGTTACTAAAATAGTAAACTTCATCAGGGCGCGGGCAATGAATCACAGACAGTTTGTCGCTCTTTTGGAGGAGCATGAGACTGAGCATAGTGACGTCGGCTACCACACAGCTGTTAGATGGCTCAGCCTGGGCAAAGTGCTAAAGAGGGTTTGGGACTTGAAAGCAGAGATTCGAGAGTTTTGCGAGAGGAAAGGCAAAGACATTCCAGAGCTCTCAGATGAGGATTGGATGGCAGATTTTGCATTTGCTGTTGATGTGACTGCACTGATGAATGAACTGAACACCAAACTGCAAGGCAAGGGCCTTTTTGTTCATGAAATGCACAGCCACGTGAAGGCCTTCATGAGAAAGCTGCAGTTTCTTTCAAGTCAACTGGAGAGCAACACTCATACTCACATGCAAACCCTGAACGAAGTCGCACCATCAGCTGATAACCTCCGCAGGTACTCATCCATGTTAGGGGCATTACATGGTGAGTTTTCAAGGCGTTTTGAAGATCTGAACAATCGAGGATGA